One Sphingobacteruim zhuxiongii DNA window includes the following coding sequences:
- a CDS encoding helix-turn-helix domain-containing protein, translating into MKNIFEITTNRVEFELILNIKVLREQKGWSQRTLSRMMGLNETFVGKCESFNQPEKYNLRHLITLSKIFNLERLDDFYSNGIPKDEQIKVIYRKLAKIKKDGTESKTLEDTVVEIVPIVGVSKKNK; encoded by the coding sequence ATGAAAAACATTTTTGAGATCACTACAAACAGAGTTGAATTCGAATTAATTTTAAACATCAAAGTTCTCAGAGAACAAAAAGGGTGGTCGCAAAGGACATTAAGTCGAATGATGGGCTTAAATGAGACTTTTGTCGGGAAATGTGAATCGTTTAATCAACCAGAGAAGTATAACCTGCGGCACCTTATTACTTTATCTAAAATATTTAATTTGGAAAGATTAGATGATTTCTATTCGAACGGTATACCAAAAGATGAACAGATAAAAGTTATTTATCGAAAACTTGCAAAAATAAAAAAGGATGGAACTGAATCTAAAACGTTAGAGGATACAGTAGTCGAGATTGTCCCGATAGTAGGTGTTTCAAAAAAAAATAAATAG
- a CDS encoding relaxase/mobilization nuclease domain-containing protein: MFVRVHHVKSFHHALTYNERKVLEGNAQCLQACNFPLLRNNLTKELTKKYLNHWEAKNVTSQIKSLHFLLSFSPKNQHLDQGLLTEIARNYMRLTSLSQQPYLIYQHFDTAIPHLHIISTCIDQSGAKINTSMFVYRRSLPAVKELVRLYDLHTNKIVPASFLAKQPSPCKIEYGSVPSKQAIENIVDYLLKNYCVCDIYSWTALLSRWHIKPIILTREPRQTYGMLYYITDEKNKTVSSGIPASRLPSAPTWQKLSTYFKENENRKQKAETTIKNVLLYASCSTENSYASLARTLVKNGIVITHAKITKDEDPLAIVISFVDRVAVRLSELNLAISVENMLKMAELSASISHGKNKIFRDTNNITLSKNG, encoded by the coding sequence ATGTTTGTAAGAGTACACCATGTAAAGAGCTTCCATCACGCCTTAACTTATAATGAGCGAAAAGTGCTTGAGGGGAACGCACAATGCCTACAGGCATGCAACTTTCCATTGCTTAGAAATAATTTAACAAAGGAATTAACGAAGAAATATCTCAACCACTGGGAGGCAAAGAATGTAACATCTCAAATTAAGAGCTTGCATTTCCTTCTGTCCTTCTCACCGAAAAATCAGCATTTAGATCAAGGTCTTCTCACAGAAATTGCAAGAAATTATATGCGTTTAACGAGCCTTAGCCAACAGCCCTACCTGATCTATCAACACTTTGATACTGCCATCCCTCACCTACATATAATTTCCACATGCATTGATCAATCTGGAGCAAAAATAAACACAAGTATGTTCGTGTATCGTCGTTCACTGCCTGCTGTGAAAGAGCTAGTTCGTTTGTACGATCTTCACACAAACAAAATTGTTCCCGCATCATTCCTTGCAAAACAGCCGTCCCCTTGCAAAATTGAATATGGCAGCGTTCCAAGCAAACAAGCAATTGAAAATATTGTAGACTATTTACTAAAAAATTACTGTGTTTGCGATATCTACAGTTGGACAGCACTGTTAAGCCGTTGGCATATCAAACCAATCATTTTAACTCGCGAGCCTCGACAAACTTATGGAATGCTCTATTATATCACGGACGAAAAAAATAAAACAGTTAGTAGCGGAATTCCAGCAAGCAGGCTGCCGTCAGCTCCCACTTGGCAGAAGCTTTCAACCTATTTCAAGGAAAATGAAAATCGAAAACAAAAAGCAGAAACGACAATCAAAAATGTTTTACTTTATGCTTCCTGTTCAACCGAGAACTCCTACGCAAGCTTGGCTCGAACCTTAGTAAAAAATGGTATTGTTATCACTCATGCAAAAATCACTAAAGATGAAGATCCACTAGCTATCGTCATCAGTTTTGTCGATCGTGTAGCTGTGCGGCTTAGTGAATTAAATCTCGCCATCAGCGTTGAAAACATGTTAAAAATGGCCGAACTAAGTGCATCTATCAGCCACGGTAAAAATAAAATTTTCAGGGATACCAACAACATCACCTTGTCAAAAAATGGCTAG
- a CDS encoding toprim domain-containing protein: protein MSSSKNSDFLEEVKQIDLVYYLSSLGYEPIRIRGNEFWYLSPLRIEKTASFKINRKLNRWYDFGLGRGGSLIDLGIHLENCSIADVISKIKDSKLIFPRNLTLAVPLEYRKQNKIEILSNTSLRSVELLEYLQHRRIAISIADLYCRELTYRVKNNQYKAIGFANRSGGFELRNPITKISTSPKDISHFATGNREIQVFEGFMDFLTFRTLNKQIDDQSADFLILNSVSLFERAEQVLATYDRVGLFFDQDAAGRALTERALCLGAKFYDQSELYQGYKDLNDWVMEYGKRQTLHPTGTLRIK from the coding sequence ATGAGCTCTTCCAAAAACTCAGATTTTCTAGAAGAAGTAAAACAGATTGATTTAGTCTATTACCTGTCAAGTTTGGGTTATGAACCAATTCGAATACGAGGAAATGAGTTTTGGTATTTGTCTCCTCTAAGAATAGAAAAAACGGCCTCTTTCAAAATCAATAGAAAACTAAATAGGTGGTATGACTTTGGTCTTGGCAGAGGCGGAAGTTTGATTGATCTGGGGATACACCTAGAGAATTGCAGTATTGCAGATGTCATTTCGAAAATAAAAGACAGCAAATTAATTTTTCCGAGAAATCTAACACTTGCCGTACCATTGGAGTATCGCAAGCAAAATAAAATTGAGATTCTATCGAATACATCGTTACGTTCGGTTGAGCTTTTGGAATATTTACAACATCGGCGTATCGCTATCAGTATTGCCGATTTGTATTGTCGAGAGTTAACATATCGAGTGAAAAACAACCAATATAAGGCCATCGGATTTGCGAATCGTTCTGGCGGTTTCGAATTAAGAAATCCTATTACAAAAATATCCACCTCTCCCAAAGATATTAGCCATTTCGCTACTGGAAATCGAGAAATCCAAGTATTTGAAGGCTTTATGGATTTCCTCACCTTTAGAACACTAAATAAACAGATCGATGATCAGAGTGCCGATTTTCTTATCCTCAATTCCGTCTCATTATTCGAACGAGCAGAACAAGTTCTTGCCACTTACGATCGCGTTGGGCTCTTTTTCGATCAGGATGCTGCAGGCAGAGCGTTGACAGAACGCGCTCTTTGCTTAGGTGCAAAATTCTACGATCAAAGCGAATTATATCAAGGATACAAAGATCTGAACGATTGGGTGATGGAATACGGTAAACGCCAAACATTACATCCTACCGGGACGCTGCGTATCAAGTGA